A DNA window from Anastrepha obliqua isolate idAnaObli1 chromosome 5, idAnaObli1_1.0, whole genome shotgun sequence contains the following coding sequences:
- the LOC129248326 gene encoding 40S ribosomal protein S11: MADQQTERSFSKQFSIPVIRRKSPNVKRRLRMYRNIGLGFRTPAENERAFQKQFGINLNRKLKPGVTKKKTLRRYRDIGLGFKTPREAIDGTYIDKKCPFTGNVRIRGRILTGAVRKCKMQRTIVIRRDYLHFVRKYSRFEKRHRNMSVHCSPCFRDVEIGDIVTVGECRPLSKTVRFNVLKVSKGQGSKKSFKKF; encoded by the exons ATGGCTGATCAG CAAACTGAGCGATCCTTTAGCAAGCAGTTTTCTATACCGGTGATACGAAGGAAATCACCAAATGTGAAAAGAAGGCTTCGTATGTACCGCAATATAGGTCTAGGATTTCGAACGCCTGCCGAG AACGAAAGAGCGTTCCAAAAACAATTTGGCATCAACCTTAACAGAAAACTTAAGCCTGGAGTGACAAAGAAGAAAACTCTTCGTCGCTACCGTGACATCGGCTTAGGTTTTAAAACACCCCGTGAA gctATTGATGGTACTTACATCGACAAAAAGTGCCCATTCACGGGTAATGTACGGATTCGTGGTCGCATTTTGACTGGCGCCGTGCGTAAATGTAAAATGCAGCGTACCATCGTCATCCGTCGTGATTACTTACATTTTGTTCGCAAATACAGCCGTTTTGAAAAGCGGCACAGGAATATGAGCGTACATTGCTCACCATGCTTCAG AGATGTCGAAATCGGTGATATTGTTACAGTCGGTGAGTGTCGTCCACTTTCTAAGACTGTACGTTTCAACGTCCTCAAAGTTAGCAAAGGACAGGGGTCTAAAAAgagttttaaaaagttttaa